The Prochlorococcus marinus CUG1416 genome has a segment encoding these proteins:
- a CDS encoding 3'(2'),5'-bisphosphate nucleotidase CysQ: MIKLPDGVDIHNLIDDLRVLSWEACEILLFYSQKIKDSENKSEIIKSQSVQDPVTVADLEVNDLIINRIKQKYKDICWTILSEENAKNNFDSFNKNFDWIWVLDPLDGTKDFIQGTGNYAMHLALNYKNKPFIGFVLIPERDELWISNGEKSWCERKNGSLINSKMSRKNHIKDMKIVTSKNHRNNTLNKLIEKLNFKDVIVMGSIGCKVASILRGESDIYISLSIPGKSAPKDWDFAAPEAILKTAGGEISTLKNEELSYCKLEFEQRGVIVASNNYLNHKDICMKVKETIKKYDLYDF, encoded by the coding sequence ATGATTAAATTGCCTGATGGCGTAGATATTCATAATCTTATCGACGATTTGAGGGTTTTAAGTTGGGAGGCTTGTGAAATATTATTGTTTTACTCCCAAAAGATTAAAGATTCCGAAAATAAAAGTGAAATTATTAAAAGCCAAAGTGTCCAAGACCCAGTAACAGTAGCTGATTTAGAAGTAAATGACTTAATAATCAATAGGATTAAACAAAAGTATAAAGATATTTGTTGGACTATCTTAAGCGAAGAGAATGCAAAAAATAACTTTGATTCATTTAATAAAAATTTTGATTGGATTTGGGTTCTTGATCCTTTGGATGGTACTAAAGACTTTATTCAAGGTACAGGAAATTATGCAATGCATTTGGCTTTAAATTATAAAAATAAACCTTTTATAGGATTTGTTCTTATTCCCGAAAGAGATGAGTTATGGATTTCTAATGGAGAAAAATCATGGTGCGAGAGGAAAAATGGTTCATTGATAAATTCCAAAATGTCTCGTAAAAATCATATTAAGGACATGAAAATAGTGACAAGCAAAAATCACAGAAATAATACTTTAAACAAATTAATAGAAAAGCTTAATTTCAAAGATGTAATAGTTATGGGAAGTATCGGATGCAAAGTGGCTTCAATTTTAAGAGGAGAAAGTGATATTTACATATCATTAAGTATTCCTGGTAAAAGTGCTCCGAAGGATTGGGACTTTGCCGCTCCTGAGGCTATTTTAAAAACAGCTGGTGGGGAAATCTCAACATTAAAAAATGAGGAACTCTCTTACTGTAAATTAGAATTTGAGCAAAGAGGTGTTATTGTTGCATCCAATAACTATCTGAATCACAAGGATATCTGCATGAAGGTAAAAGAAACGATCAAAAAATATGATTTATATGATTTTTAG
- the serS gene encoding serine--tRNA ligase, with amino-acid sequence MLDQKLIRENPTSVEENLSLRGKVYKISHIHELTVKKKEIDIEISSLQSESKKLSKSIGQVIGKSQNNNSQELNELKKMGNEYRIKISELEEKKRLLDKQVDDEIYNLPNFPSKDAPIGNDESDNVQIKTWGDPFRKENIKSHWEIGESLNIFNFVKSTKISKSRFITLIGDGAKLERALINFMLDMHTKNGYLELMPPALVNSESLRGSGQLPKFSNESFKCTNDDLWLSPTAEVPLTAFHRNEIIDPQQLPIKYVAYSPCFRREAGSYGRDTKGLIRLHQFNKVELYWFCDPSQSLEAHKKITSDAESILKKLNLPYRLVDICTGDLGFSSSRTFDLEVWLPSSKCYREISSCSNCLDFQARRSSIRSKIDKKNTYLHTLNGSGLAVGRTMAAILENGQQTDGRVKIPDALVPYFGSNFLKTA; translated from the coding sequence GTGTTAGATCAAAAATTAATAAGAGAAAATCCAACATCTGTTGAAGAGAATTTATCCTTAAGAGGAAAAGTTTATAAAATATCCCACATACACGAATTAACTGTTAAAAAAAAAGAAATTGATATAGAAATATCCAGTCTCCAATCCGAAAGTAAAAAATTAAGCAAATCAATCGGTCAAGTAATTGGGAAATCGCAAAATAATAATTCACAAGAACTAAATGAATTAAAGAAAATGGGCAACGAATACAGAATTAAAATTTCTGAACTTGAAGAGAAAAAAAGATTATTAGATAAACAAGTAGACGATGAGATTTATAATTTGCCAAATTTTCCTAGCAAAGATGCACCTATTGGAAATGATGAAAGTGATAATGTACAAATAAAAACTTGGGGGGACCCTTTTAGAAAAGAGAATATTAAATCACACTGGGAAATAGGAGAAAGTCTTAATATTTTTAACTTTGTAAAATCAACAAAAATTTCAAAAAGTCGTTTTATTACTCTTATAGGTGATGGTGCCAAATTAGAGAGGGCATTGATTAATTTTATGCTCGATATGCATACTAAAAATGGTTATTTAGAGTTAATGCCCCCAGCTTTAGTAAATTCAGAAAGTCTTAGGGGATCTGGACAATTACCTAAATTTTCAAATGAAAGTTTTAAGTGTACTAATGACGATTTATGGCTTTCTCCAACAGCTGAAGTTCCACTAACTGCTTTTCATAGGAACGAGATTATTGATCCTCAGCAGTTACCTATTAAGTATGTTGCATATAGTCCATGTTTTAGGAGAGAAGCTGGAAGTTATGGTAGGGATACTAAAGGTTTAATAAGACTTCATCAATTTAATAAGGTTGAGCTCTATTGGTTTTGTGATCCAAGTCAATCTTTAGAAGCTCATAAAAAGATTACTTCTGATGCAGAAAGCATTTTAAAAAAGCTCAACTTACCTTATAGATTAGTAGATATTTGTACTGGAGATTTAGGCTTTTCCTCCAGTAGAACATTTGATCTTGAAGTCTGGCTTCCTAGTAGTAAATGTTATAGAGAAATTTCAAGTTGCAGTAATTGCCTTGACTTTCAGGCGCGTAGATCATCAATAAGATCAAAAATTGATAAAAAAAATACATATTTACATACCTTAAATGGCAGTGGGCTTGCTGTTGGAAGAACAATGGCCGCTATTCTTGAGAATGGTCAACAAACAGATGGCAGAGTTAAGATTCCAGATGCTCTGGTTCCATATTTTGGATCAAATTTTTTAAAAACTGCTTAA
- a CDS encoding polyribonucleotide nucleotidyltransferase, whose protein sequence is MEGQNKSITFDGREIRLTTGLYAPQANGSVMIECGDTSLLVTATKTAKKEPSDFLPLICDYEEKLYAAGRIPGGFMRREGRPPERATLIARLIDRPMRPLFPTWMSDEIQIVASCLSLDERVPADVLAVTGASIATLIGEIPFYGPMAAVRVGLIGDDFILNPSYREIEKGDLDIVVAGSPDGIVMIEAGANQLSEQDTIEAIDFGYEAVTELIKSQEDLLKDLGIKRIKPSDPEEDKTLPSYLEKNCSKAIDLVLKKFDQSKDERDLELEKIKTETQSKIDSLKDDNQVKVLTSENEKLIHSDFKKLTKKLMRSQIINDGKRVDGRELDEVRKITASAGILPKRVHGSALFQRGLTQVLSTTTLGTPSDAQEMDDLNPSTEKTYLHHYNFPPYSVGETRPMRTPGRREIGHGALAERAIIPVLPGKETFPYVLRVVSEVLSSNGSTSMGSVCGSTLSLLDAGVPLKAPVSGTAMGLIKEGKEVRILTDIQGIEDFLGDMDFKVAGTDKGITALQMDMKISGLPVSIISDAIKKARPARLHILEKMQEAIDKPQESLSPHAPRLLSFRIDPELIGTVIGPGGRTIKGITERTNTKIDIEDGGIVTIASHDGAAAEEAQKIIEGLTRKVHEGEIFTGVVTRIIPIGAFVEILPGKEGMVHISQLSEARVERVEDVVRQGDEVTVRVREIDSRGRINLTLRGVAQNGGMSYPEPTPTPVAPLN, encoded by the coding sequence GTGGAAGGACAAAATAAGTCGATCACGTTTGACGGACGAGAGATACGACTAACTACAGGACTATATGCTCCTCAAGCAAATGGATCAGTAATGATTGAGTGTGGTGATACCTCACTATTAGTTACAGCAACAAAAACTGCCAAAAAAGAACCATCAGACTTTCTACCTCTGATATGCGACTATGAAGAAAAACTTTATGCTGCAGGGAGGATTCCAGGTGGTTTTATGCGGAGAGAGGGTCGCCCACCAGAAAGAGCCACTTTAATTGCAAGATTAATTGATAGGCCAATGAGGCCACTTTTTCCCACATGGATGAGTGATGAGATTCAAATAGTCGCATCATGCCTTTCTCTAGATGAAAGAGTTCCAGCAGATGTTTTAGCTGTTACGGGCGCTTCAATAGCAACATTAATAGGAGAAATACCATTTTATGGGCCAATGGCTGCGGTAAGAGTTGGCCTAATAGGGGATGATTTCATCTTAAATCCTAGCTATAGGGAGATTGAGAAAGGAGATTTAGACATTGTGGTTGCAGGATCACCAGACGGTATCGTCATGATTGAAGCCGGTGCAAATCAATTATCAGAGCAAGATACAATCGAAGCTATAGATTTTGGATATGAGGCTGTTACTGAACTTATTAAATCTCAAGAAGATTTACTAAAAGATTTAGGAATAAAACGAATCAAACCATCGGATCCTGAAGAGGATAAAACATTACCTTCTTATTTGGAAAAAAATTGCAGTAAAGCTATTGATTTGGTTCTTAAGAAATTTGATCAATCAAAAGATGAGAGAGATCTTGAACTCGAAAAAATTAAAACTGAAACTCAAAGCAAAATTGATTCTCTTAAAGATGACAATCAAGTAAAAGTTCTGACCTCAGAGAATGAAAAATTAATTCATTCTGACTTTAAAAAACTAACAAAAAAATTAATGAGGTCCCAAATCATTAATGATGGTAAAAGAGTTGATGGAAGAGAACTTGACGAAGTTAGAAAGATAACAGCCTCTGCGGGCATTCTTCCAAAAAGAGTTCATGGCTCTGCACTTTTTCAAAGAGGTCTAACTCAAGTCTTATCTACTACGACACTTGGCACACCAAGTGATGCTCAAGAAATGGATGACTTAAATCCAAGTACTGAAAAAACATATTTGCATCACTACAACTTTCCTCCATATTCAGTTGGTGAAACTAGGCCTATGAGAACTCCTGGAAGGAGAGAAATTGGTCATGGAGCACTTGCAGAAAGGGCAATAATCCCTGTTCTACCTGGCAAAGAGACATTCCCATATGTTTTAAGAGTTGTGAGTGAAGTTTTAAGTTCTAATGGTTCCACTTCAATGGGGTCTGTTTGTGGAAGCACCCTCTCATTATTAGATGCTGGCGTTCCTTTAAAAGCTCCTGTAAGTGGTACTGCTATGGGTTTAATCAAAGAAGGCAAAGAAGTTCGAATACTTACAGATATTCAGGGTATTGAGGATTTCCTTGGAGATATGGACTTTAAAGTTGCTGGTACTGATAAGGGTATAACTGCTTTGCAAATGGATATGAAAATTTCAGGTTTACCTGTCTCTATTATTTCTGATGCAATTAAAAAAGCTCGTCCTGCAAGATTACATATCTTAGAAAAGATGCAAGAGGCAATAGATAAACCTCAAGAATCTCTTTCTCCTCATGCTCCTCGACTCTTAAGCTTTAGAATTGATCCTGAGCTTATAGGAACAGTTATTGGACCTGGAGGAAGAACTATCAAAGGAATTACTGAAAGAACTAATACAAAAATAGATATAGAAGATGGAGGAATTGTAACTATTGCATCTCATGACGGAGCTGCCGCAGAAGAAGCTCAAAAAATAATAGAGGGATTAACAAGAAAGGTTCACGAAGGAGAGATTTTCACGGGTGTCGTGACAAGAATTATCCCAATAGGTGCATTTGTTGAAATCCTTCCTGGGAAAGAGGGGATGGTACACATTTCTCAATTATCTGAAGCAAGAGTTGAAAGAGTAGAAGATGTTGTAAGGCAAGGAGATGAAGTAACAGTAAGAGTTAGAGAGATTGATAGCAGAGGAAGAATAAACCTTACATTAAGGGGGGTTGCACAAAATGGAGGAATGTCTTACCCAGAACCAACTCCAACTCCAGTTGCTCCACTCAATTAG
- the rseP gene encoding RIP metalloprotease RseP yields the protein MNVLTSITVLGFLIFFHEMGHFLAAILQGIYVDGFSIGFGPSIIQKKIRDITYSFRAFPLGGFVSFPDEELNNIDPKDPNLLRNRPIIQRVIVISAGVFANLILAYTILIINVTTVGIPFDPEPGILVLATQPEKAASIAGLEPGDKILEIETSTLGIGDQAVSTLVKEIQNSSDEPIAIKIERDGILKDLTLIPKNIDGKGTIGAQLQPNIRKETKKTKNIFELFKYTNNEFSSLLIKTIQGYKGLITNFSSTAQQLSGPVKIVEIGAQLSQQGGTGILLFAALISINLAVLNSLPLPLLDGGQLVFTLIEGFRGKPVPVKVQMVVTQSSFFLLVGLSVLLIIRDTSQLLIVQRLLNQ from the coding sequence ATGAATGTCTTAACCTCAATAACAGTACTTGGATTCCTCATATTTTTTCATGAGATGGGGCATTTTCTTGCAGCAATTTTACAAGGTATTTATGTTGATGGATTCTCGATTGGCTTTGGACCCTCAATTATTCAAAAAAAAATTAGAGACATCACTTATTCATTCAGAGCCTTTCCCCTTGGAGGCTTTGTATCCTTTCCTGATGAAGAACTAAATAATATTGACCCTAAAGATCCAAATCTTTTGAGAAATAGGCCCATAATCCAAAGAGTTATTGTAATCTCCGCTGGAGTATTCGCTAACTTAATACTTGCTTACACAATCTTAATTATAAATGTAACTACTGTTGGTATTCCATTTGATCCAGAACCGGGTATTTTAGTTTTGGCGACTCAACCTGAGAAAGCTGCCTCTATTGCTGGCTTAGAACCTGGAGATAAAATATTAGAAATTGAAACTAGTACTTTAGGAATTGGTGATCAAGCTGTTTCCACTTTAGTAAAAGAGATTCAAAATTCATCAGATGAACCAATTGCAATAAAAATTGAAAGAGATGGGATTTTAAAAGATTTAACTTTGATACCAAAAAATATTGATGGGAAAGGAACAATAGGTGCTCAATTGCAGCCGAATATAAGGAAAGAAACTAAAAAGACAAAAAATATTTTCGAACTTTTTAAATACACTAATAATGAATTTTCATCACTTTTGATAAAAACAATTCAAGGTTATAAAGGTTTAATAACAAATTTCTCCTCAACAGCTCAACAATTAAGTGGGCCGGTAAAAATCGTTGAAATCGGCGCACAATTATCTCAACAAGGTGGAACAGGCATATTATTATTTGCGGCTTTAATTTCTATTAATTTAGCAGTACTTAATTCATTACCTTTACCATTGTTAGATGGAGGACAACTTGTTTTCACTTTAATTGAAGGTTTCAGGGGGAAACCTGTCCCAGTCAAGGTGCAAATGGTTGTTACTCAGTCCAGTTTTTTTCTTTTAGTTGGACTAAGCGTTCTGCTCATTATCAGAGATACTAGTCAACTATTAATCGTACAAAGATTATTAAACCAATAA
- a CDS encoding AAA family ATPase, which produces MNSWCRNLELLIKSRTSLIWIRTKEEERLEKLVNFSCESLSIKRFVCWDCVSGIKGLINEEGKFSNNPLGVLNWLKAQSSEVSTVLLVKDFHKFYDDPSINRTIKELSSALKETSHNLIISSHLFPSSEELDELMTILNLPLPDQKELKNLIKRIAINTNSNLEEQDLNQLSIASSGLTEIKVKQVTAKALAQRGKISKEDIKDILEEKKQVIARSEILEFFEAKSSQDDIGGLNVLKVWLNQRYRAFSKEARDYGLPIPKGVLLLGAQGTGKSLTAKSISKSWSMPLLRLDVGRLFSSLVGSSEARTRETISRAEAMAPCILWIDEIDKGFGGDARSDGGTSQRVLASLLTWMAEKESAVFVIATANAIDKLPAELLRKGRFDEIFFLDLPNSEERLSILDLHLKKRRPTYSFPLSTIIDRTDGFSGAELEQAVIEGMHISFSENRELMEKDLIKAVSELVPLSRTAKEQIDLLKEWSSTGRARSAS; this is translated from the coding sequence ATGAATTCTTGGTGTAGAAATTTAGAATTACTTATAAAATCAAGAACTTCATTAATTTGGATAAGGACTAAAGAAGAGGAAAGATTAGAAAAATTAGTTAATTTCTCTTGTGAAAGTTTAAGTATAAAAAGATTCGTTTGCTGGGATTGTGTTAGCGGTATTAAAGGATTAATAAATGAAGAAGGTAAATTTTCTAACAATCCTTTAGGAGTGCTTAATTGGCTTAAGGCACAAAGTTCTGAAGTTTCAACAGTTTTATTAGTAAAAGATTTTCATAAATTTTATGATGATCCATCTATTAATAGAACTATTAAAGAACTATCTTCAGCGCTTAAGGAAACCAGTCATAATTTAATTATTAGTTCTCATCTATTTCCATCATCAGAGGAGCTGGATGAATTAATGACAATTTTAAACTTACCTTTACCTGATCAAAAAGAATTGAAAAATCTAATAAAAAGAATTGCTATTAATACCAATTCAAATCTTGAGGAACAAGACTTAAACCAACTTTCTATAGCTTCAAGTGGATTAACTGAAATAAAGGTAAAGCAAGTCACTGCAAAGGCTCTTGCTCAAAGAGGAAAAATAAGTAAAGAAGATATTAAAGATATTCTTGAAGAAAAAAAACAAGTTATAGCAAGAAGTGAAATTTTAGAATTCTTCGAAGCCAAATCAAGTCAAGATGATATTGGTGGTTTAAATGTTTTAAAAGTTTGGCTTAATCAAAGATATAGGGCCTTTTCTAAAGAAGCTAGAGACTATGGACTACCTATTCCAAAGGGAGTCTTACTTTTAGGAGCGCAAGGAACAGGGAAATCACTTACTGCAAAATCAATTTCCAAGAGTTGGTCGATGCCACTTCTTAGATTAGATGTGGGGAGACTATTTTCTAGCCTTGTTGGTTCAAGCGAGGCAAGAACAAGAGAAACAATATCGAGAGCTGAGGCCATGGCACCTTGTATCCTTTGGATCGATGAAATTGATAAAGGCTTTGGTGGCGATGCTAGAAGTGATGGAGGGACAAGTCAAAGAGTTTTAGCAAGTTTGCTAACTTGGATGGCTGAAAAAGAATCCGCCGTATTTGTAATTGCCACCGCTAATGCTATAGATAAGCTTCCTGCTGAATTATTAAGGAAAGGTAGATTTGATGAGATATTTTTTCTTGACTTACCAAATTCTGAAGAAAGATTAAGTATTCTGGATTTGCATTTAAAAAAAAGAAGACCAACTTACAGTTTCCCTCTTTCTACTATTATTGATAGAACAGATGGATTCTCAGGAGCAGAACTTGAACAAGCAGTAATAGAGGGTATGCATATTTCATTCTCTGAAAATAGAGAGCTTATGGAGAAAGATTTAATAAAGGCCGTTTCTGAATTAGTGCCTCTATCCAGAACAGCTAAAGAGCAAATTGATTTACTAAAAGAATGGTCATCTACAGGACGTGCTCGTTCTGCATCGTAA
- a CDS encoding O-antigen ligase family protein: MINTFKKIKNKEIKLQEISEKIFLLGLFLLPSTMSLGILLILISSIATLFFRKDKQNEKNYSILLICISFLMVASCIFQTLNLSNQELYGWQISLTWLGLLNWIPFFFLFWSTQSFLKTNSQRINAAKFVISGSIPILVTGFGQYFLNWQGPFKFLYGTIIWYLKPIENHLGLSGLFSNQNYTGTWLSTIWPLILGLLIINLEKFYKKSILIFMIGSFTFAIILTTSRNAILGIIISIPIVLGLKSLFLISTILLFLFLLNSSFLPIPTFLSENLTRFLPEQFIDKFNKFGFSNLLEYRRINLWNNTLNLLLKKPIFGYGAAFFPIIYAIKFSDPLYTEQHTHNIFLEIASSYGLLVSILLIYLILSIFKKAYKSIKHRIPNKKELIFSKSWFASSIIILLSQMNDITYYDGRISVILWILIAGLNNIGSENNSDEFINNSIKHKY; the protein is encoded by the coding sequence ATGATAAATACTTTTAAAAAAATTAAAAATAAAGAAATTAAGCTTCAGGAAATATCTGAGAAAATCTTTTTATTAGGCTTATTCTTACTCCCCTCAACAATGTCATTAGGAATATTACTAATCCTAATTTCTTCAATCGCAACTTTATTTTTCAGGAAAGATAAACAGAACGAAAAAAACTATTCGATTCTTTTGATATGCATATCTTTTTTAATGGTTGCATCTTGCATTTTTCAAACTTTGAATCTTTCAAATCAGGAACTGTATGGATGGCAAATTTCACTAACCTGGTTAGGATTATTAAATTGGATTCCATTCTTTTTTTTATTTTGGAGTACTCAATCTTTTCTAAAAACAAATTCTCAAAGAATTAATGCTGCAAAATTTGTCATCTCAGGCAGCATTCCAATATTAGTAACTGGATTTGGGCAATATTTTCTAAACTGGCAAGGCCCATTTAAATTCTTATACGGAACCATAATATGGTATTTAAAACCTATTGAAAATCATTTAGGGCTTTCAGGTCTTTTTAGTAATCAGAATTATACTGGAACTTGGCTTTCAACAATATGGCCTTTAATACTTGGTCTTCTAATAATTAACTTAGAAAAGTTCTATAAAAAATCCATATTGATTTTTATGATTGGGAGCTTTACTTTTGCCATCATTTTAACTACTTCCAGGAATGCTATTTTAGGTATTATTATTTCCATACCAATAGTTTTGGGATTAAAAAGCTTATTTCTTATTTCAACAATATTATTATTTTTATTTTTGTTAAATTCGTCATTTTTACCAATACCTACTTTCTTATCTGAAAACTTAACAAGATTTCTACCAGAACAATTTATAGACAAATTTAATAAATTTGGTTTTAGTAATTTACTCGAGTACCGGAGGATAAATTTATGGAATAACACATTAAATTTATTACTTAAAAAACCGATATTTGGTTATGGTGCTGCCTTCTTTCCAATAATTTATGCCATTAAATTTAGTGATCCACTTTATACTGAACAACACACACATAATATTTTTCTTGAAATTGCCTCTAGTTATGGTTTATTGGTGTCAATATTGTTAATTTATCTTATTTTATCTATCTTCAAAAAAGCATATAAATCAATTAAACATAGAATTCCAAACAAAAAGGAACTGATATTTAGTAAAAGTTGGTTTGCCTCTTCGATCATTATTTTATTATCTCAAATGAATGATATTACTTATTACGATGGAAGAATAAGCGTAATATTATGGATATTAATAGCAGGGCTTAACAATATAGGCTCCGAAAACAATTCTGATGAATTTATAAATAATTCAATTAAGCATAAATATTAA
- the rsmI gene encoding 16S rRNA (cytidine(1402)-2'-O)-methyltransferase, which translates to MKNKFILSHRGQEPEPSTLYLVGTPIGNLNDISSRALNILKNVSLIACEDTRQTKKIMSKFQISNNLISLNKHNSLTKTPKIIDFIKSGKSIALVSDAGMPGICDPGEDVVKAVKSEGFDVICIPGACAPITALVSSGMPSSSFTFEGFLPKKKIDREKIIQEISKSEKTTIFFESPHRLKKLLKELHEFCGEDREIIVARELTKKYEEHVGNNIKEVMKFFEKKEILGEITIVLKGIDKKINLEFNESELKKEISELMNAGISLSAASKYLSKKKGIKKNLLYNMY; encoded by the coding sequence ATGAAAAACAAATTTATATTATCTCATAGAGGTCAAGAACCTGAACCCAGTACTTTATATCTCGTTGGAACTCCAATTGGTAACCTAAATGATATTTCTTCAAGAGCATTAAATATTTTAAAAAACGTTTCTCTCATTGCTTGCGAGGATACAAGACAAACAAAAAAAATAATGAGTAAGTTTCAAATTTCTAATAATCTTATAAGTCTGAATAAGCATAATTCCTTAACAAAAACTCCTAAAATAATTGATTTTATAAAGTCAGGGAAATCGATAGCACTTGTAAGTGACGCAGGGATGCCGGGAATATGCGACCCTGGCGAAGATGTTGTGAAAGCAGTCAAATCAGAAGGTTTTGATGTTATTTGTATACCAGGAGCATGCGCCCCAATAACGGCACTTGTCTCAAGTGGGATGCCCTCATCAAGTTTTACATTTGAAGGTTTTCTACCTAAAAAGAAAATTGATAGAGAAAAAATTATTCAAGAAATTAGTAAAAGCGAAAAAACGACTATATTTTTTGAATCCCCTCACCGATTAAAGAAACTTTTAAAAGAATTACATGAATTTTGTGGGGAAGATAGAGAAATAATTGTAGCAAGAGAGCTAACAAAAAAATATGAAGAACATGTAGGTAACAATATAAAAGAGGTAATGAAATTCTTTGAAAAAAAGGAAATCTTAGGAGAAATTACCATAGTTTTAAAAGGTATTGATAAAAAAATAAATTTAGAATTTAATGAATCAGAACTAAAAAAGGAAATTAGCGAATTAATGAATGCAGGAATAAGTCTATCAGCAGCTTCAAAATACTTATCTAAGAAAAAAGGAATTAAAAAAAACCTACTTTATAATATGTACTAG
- the rpsN gene encoding 30S ribosomal protein S14, whose protein sequence is MAKKSMIAREVKRKKLVKKYAAKRKSLLDEFNAAKDPMERLEIHRKIQGLPRNSAPNRVRNRCWATGKPRGVYRDFGLCRNQLRQRAHNGELPGVVKSSW, encoded by the coding sequence ATGGCCAAAAAGTCCATGATTGCTAGAGAAGTTAAACGCAAAAAACTTGTGAAGAAATATGCTGCAAAAAGGAAATCATTATTAGATGAATTTAATGCCGCAAAAGATCCAATGGAAAGGTTAGAAATTCATAGAAAGATTCAAGGTCTGCCAAGAAACTCTGCACCAAATAGAGTAAGAAATAGGTGTTGGGCAACTGGTAAACCTAGAGGTGTATATAGAGATTTTGGTCTTTGCAGGAATCAGTTAAGACAAAGAGCTCATAACGGTGAACTTCCTGGAGTAGTTAAATCAAGTTGGTAG
- the yidC gene encoding membrane protein insertase YidC: protein MIGFISEKLLIPILDFFYGLVPSYGLAIVALTVVIRIALFPLSAGSIRSARRMKIAQPVMQKKQAEIKSKFSGDPKKQQEELGKLMNEFGSPLAGCLPLIVQMPVLFALFATLRGSPFADVPYNINLKVVPQDQIAAIDPKPYKSPRHSIFITEKSHFPVIATIPNGTKLGTEESIKINLQTTNGNSYAEVLSKYDNGSKFLPTWKVSKGSENLKVSQDGTVTAIKPGDATIEAKIPGLAAKSGFLFIKALGQVGFYVDGAINWDIATLVGAFGLTLLLSQILSSQGMPANPQQSTANKITPVMITGMFLFFPLPAGVLLYMVVANIFQAFQTFLLNKEALPENLQKILDQQLLAKDQVITTSASTISDKRLPFEPNSKK from the coding sequence GTGATAGGGTTCATTTCTGAAAAACTACTTATCCCTATTCTAGATTTTTTCTACGGTTTAGTACCTAGTTATGGTTTAGCGATTGTTGCATTAACAGTTGTAATTAGGATCGCACTTTTCCCTTTAAGCGCTGGTTCCATTAGAAGTGCAAGAAGGATGAAGATTGCCCAACCAGTAATGCAAAAAAAGCAAGCAGAAATAAAATCTAAGTTTTCAGGTGATCCAAAGAAACAGCAAGAAGAATTAGGAAAACTAATGAATGAGTTTGGCAGTCCCCTCGCCGGTTGCCTTCCATTGATTGTGCAAATGCCTGTTCTATTTGCATTGTTTGCGACCTTAAGAGGCTCACCATTTGCTGATGTTCCTTACAACATAAATCTTAAGGTTGTTCCACAGGATCAAATTGCAGCGATAGATCCAAAACCTTATAAATCACCAAGACACTCTATATTCATCACAGAAAAATCACATTTTCCTGTGATAGCTACAATTCCTAATGGAACAAAATTAGGAACAGAAGAATCAATCAAAATAAATTTGCAAACAACAAATGGCAATAGCTATGCGGAAGTTTTATCTAAATACGATAATGGTTCGAAATTTCTCCCTACTTGGAAGGTATCAAAAGGATCTGAAAATCTAAAAGTTTCCCAAGACGGTACTGTAACTGCAATTAAACCAGGTGATGCAACAATTGAAGCAAAAATACCTGGTCTAGCCGCCAAAAGTGGTTTTCTTTTTATTAAAGCTCTTGGTCAAGTTGGTTTTTATGTAGATGGGGCTATTAATTGGGATATTGCGACACTAGTTGGGGCCTTTGGATTAACCCTACTTCTTTCCCAAATTTTGTCTAGTCAGGGGATGCCTGCGAATCCACAGCAATCAACAGCTAACAAAATTACACCAGTAATGATTACTGGTATGTTTCTGTTTTTCCCTCTACCAGCGGGAGTTTTACTATATATGGTTGTTGCAAATATTTTCCAGGCATTTCAGACTTTTCTTCTTAACAAAGAAGCCCTTCCTGAGAATCTACAGAAAATTTTGGATCAACAATTATTGGCCAAAGATCAAGTAATAACGACTTCTGCTTCAACTATCTCTGACAAAAGATTACCTTTTGAACCTAACAGTAAGAAATAG